In Pseudomonas bubulae, the following proteins share a genomic window:
- a CDS encoding TrbC/VirB2 family protein has product MQNNTSRVNSKALFAAGAALMMLLSAHPAFASSTAGGGLPFDDWFTTIRSSITGPFAFTASIVGLVGAGATLIFGGDMNGFLRTLIFIVLVLCFIVAAQNTLSAITGQGAEITAAQDVAAKSADWITSKVEAIRSATARLVVGA; this is encoded by the coding sequence TTCCCGCGTTAACAGCAAGGCACTTTTCGCCGCAGGTGCAGCGCTGATGATGCTTCTTAGCGCTCATCCCGCATTCGCGTCCAGCACCGCTGGGGGCGGCCTTCCTTTCGATGACTGGTTTACAACCATCCGCTCGTCCATCACTGGACCATTCGCCTTTACCGCGTCGATTGTCGGCTTGGTTGGTGCCGGTGCCACGCTGATTTTCGGCGGCGATATGAACGGCTTCCTGCGCACCTTGATTTTCATCGTCCTGGTCTTGTGCTTCATCGTCGCGGCACAAAACACCTTGTCGGCCATCACCGGCCAAGGCGCTGAAATCACCGCTGCGCAGGATGTGGCCGCGAAGTCTGCCGACTGGATCACCAGCAAGGTCGAGGCCATTCGCTCGGCTACTGCTCGCTTGGTAGTGGGAGCGTAA
- a CDS encoding conjugal transfer protein TrbD, which produces MALRKIPIRRAGNRHNLFMGGDREMVMFSGLLAAILIFAAQDWLAFLLGVGMWFASLWMLRKMGKSDPLMRFVYLRNRRYKPFYPPRATPFRENGTSQGKQYK; this is translated from the coding sequence ATGGCACTACGCAAGATCCCTATTCGTCGGGCCGGCAATCGCCATAACCTTTTCATGGGTGGGGATCGTGAAATGGTTATGTTCAGCGGTCTGCTCGCCGCCATCCTTATCTTTGCTGCGCAAGATTGGTTGGCCTTCCTCCTGGGCGTGGGCATGTGGTTCGCCTCGCTCTGGATGCTGCGCAAGATGGGCAAATCTGACCCTCTTATGCGCTTTGTCTATCTGCGCAACCGCCGATACAAACCCTTTTACCCGCCGCGTGCCACTCCCTTCCGCGAAAACGGCACCTCTCAAGGGAAGCAATACAAATGA
- a CDS encoding VirB4 family type IV secretion/conjugal transfer ATPase yields the protein MIESLLIAIAVVGVLLVLFLLSQVRKVNEDLRLKKHQSTEAGLADLLNYAAVVDDGVIVGKNGSFMAAWLYKGSDNASATDVEREMNSFRINQALANMGSGWMVHVDAVRRPAPNYSHPSQSNFPDPVSAAIDEERRRTFEGLGNLYEGFFIITVTWFPPMLAERKFVELMFHDDSDKPNKKARTHHLIDFFKKEVKNIESRMSSAVSMERLRGQKIMNEDGSTVTHDEFLQWLQFCVTGINHAVMLPTNPIYIDNLIGGKELYTGVTPKLGRKFIQVVAIEGFPLESSPGILTRLAELPVEYRWSNRFIFMDHHEAVSHLEKFRKKWKQKIRGFFDQVFNTNGGTVDEDAVSMVADAASAIAETNSGMVAQGFYTSVVVLMDESRSVVETAALQLEKAINGMAFTARVETINTMDAFMGSLPGHGVENVRRPLINTMNLADLIPTSTIWTGENFAPNPLMPPNSPPLMHGLTSGNSPFRVNIDVRDLGHAIMFGPTRAGKSTHLAILAMQWRRYSNARLFTFDKGMSMYPSCKAAGGSHYVVAGAGEKLAFAPLSNLVTRSRRAWAMGWVDDLLALNDIKTTPEQRNKIAETILEMGKVEEETGRPGTLSEFTAMVQDNDIRAALKDYTVDGLMGHLLDAEVDQLSISDFITFEIEHLMDLGDRYALPVLLYLFMRIQEALDGRPTLIILDEAWLMLGHDVFREKIREWLKTLAKKNCRVLMATQNLSDASQSGILDVIVESTATKIYLPNMYARDEAATALYLRMGLNLRQIEIIATAQQKRDYYLVSEKGRRLYSLALGPLALSFVGATGPDDIAIIKKLEEQHGDAWVHVWLRDRGLSLDNYRSAA from the coding sequence ATGATTGAATCACTGCTCATCGCAATTGCGGTCGTGGGCGTCCTGTTGGTGCTGTTTTTGCTCTCGCAGGTACGTAAGGTCAATGAAGACCTTCGACTTAAAAAACATCAATCCACCGAAGCCGGCCTTGCCGATCTTCTCAATTACGCGGCTGTCGTCGATGACGGCGTGATTGTTGGCAAGAACGGCTCTTTCATGGCGGCGTGGCTGTACAAAGGATCTGACAACGCCAGTGCAACCGATGTAGAGCGGGAAATGAACTCGTTCCGCATCAACCAGGCGCTGGCCAACATGGGCAGCGGCTGGATGGTTCACGTCGATGCAGTCCGTAGGCCGGCTCCGAACTACAGTCACCCCAGCCAATCGAATTTCCCTGATCCGGTATCGGCAGCAATTGACGAAGAACGTCGCCGTACCTTTGAGGGGCTGGGCAATCTGTACGAAGGCTTCTTTATCATCACGGTAACGTGGTTCCCGCCAATGCTTGCAGAGCGCAAGTTTGTCGAGCTGATGTTCCATGACGATTCAGACAAGCCAAACAAAAAAGCACGCACGCATCACTTGATCGACTTCTTCAAAAAAGAGGTCAAAAACATCGAATCTCGCATGTCCTCCGCTGTATCCATGGAGCGCCTGCGCGGTCAAAAAATCATGAATGAGGACGGGTCAACCGTAACTCATGATGAGTTCCTGCAATGGCTCCAGTTCTGCGTTACGGGTATCAATCATGCCGTGATGCTGCCGACCAATCCGATCTACATCGACAACCTGATTGGGGGCAAGGAGCTGTATACCGGCGTAACGCCAAAGTTAGGCCGCAAGTTCATCCAGGTAGTCGCCATTGAGGGTTTCCCTCTGGAGTCCTCGCCTGGAATCCTGACGCGCCTTGCTGAGCTGCCTGTTGAATACCGCTGGTCAAACCGTTTCATCTTCATGGATCACCATGAGGCAGTTTCGCACCTGGAGAAGTTTCGCAAGAAATGGAAGCAGAAGATCCGGGGCTTCTTTGACCAGGTATTCAACACCAACGGCGGCACCGTCGATGAGGATGCCGTTTCTATGGTGGCCGATGCTGCATCGGCTATTGCTGAAACCAATAGCGGCATGGTTGCGCAAGGCTTCTATACCAGTGTCGTAGTGCTGATGGACGAAAGTCGGTCAGTGGTGGAAACGGCAGCGCTCCAGCTTGAAAAAGCTATCAACGGGATGGCGTTCACCGCTCGCGTCGAAACCATCAACACCATGGATGCCTTCATGGGTTCACTGCCAGGTCACGGCGTAGAGAACGTGCGCCGGCCTCTCATCAATACGATGAACCTGGCCGACTTGATCCCGACAAGCACCATCTGGACTGGCGAGAACTTCGCACCTAATCCACTGATGCCGCCTAACTCGCCGCCGCTGATGCACGGGCTTACAAGTGGTAACTCGCCTTTCCGAGTCAACATCGATGTGCGCGACTTGGGTCACGCCATCATGTTTGGCCCGACTCGGGCAGGTAAGTCTACGCACCTGGCAATTCTCGCCATGCAATGGCGCCGTTACTCCAACGCCAGGCTATTTACCTTCGACAAGGGTATGTCGATGTATCCGAGCTGCAAGGCAGCCGGGGGTTCTCACTACGTTGTGGCAGGTGCTGGCGAAAAGCTCGCTTTCGCTCCCTTGTCCAACCTGGTGACTCGCTCGCGCCGTGCCTGGGCAATGGGCTGGGTTGACGACCTGCTGGCATTGAACGACATCAAAACCACGCCAGAACAGCGCAACAAAATCGCCGAAACCATTCTTGAAATGGGCAAGGTCGAGGAAGAAACAGGGCGTCCGGGAACGCTGTCTGAATTCACCGCAATGGTTCAGGACAATGACATTCGGGCGGCACTCAAGGACTACACCGTTGATGGTCTGATGGGTCACTTGCTCGACGCAGAAGTGGATCAACTCTCTATTTCCGACTTCATCACTTTTGAAATTGAACACCTGATGGACTTGGGGGATCGCTATGCGCTGCCTGTCTTGCTTTACCTGTTTATGCGAATTCAAGAAGCGCTGGATGGCCGGCCAACCCTGATTATTCTCGATGAGGCTTGGCTAATGCTGGGTCACGATGTGTTCCGCGAGAAAATCCGCGAGTGGCTTAAAACCCTGGCAAAGAAAAACTGCCGCGTACTGATGGCAACTCAGAACCTTTCTGACGCCTCTCAATCAGGGATTCTGGACGTCATTGTTGAGTCCACTGCCACCAAAATCTACCTGCCGAATATGTATGCGCGTGATGAAGCAGCGACCGCGCTTTACCTCCGCATGGGCCTCAACTTGCGCCAGATTGAAATCATCGCTACTGCGCAGCAAAAGCGCGATTACTACCTGGTATCTGAGAAAGGCCGCCGCCTATACAGCCTTGCACTAGGCCCGCTGGCTCTCTCCTTCGTCGGTGCGACCGGCCCAGACGACATAGCAATCATCAAGAAGTTAGAGGAACAGCACGGCGATGCGTGGGTGCATGTGTGGCTCCGCGACCGTGGCTTGAGCCTTGATAACTACAGGAGTGCAGCATGA